One genomic segment of Mycolicibacterium chubuense NBB4 includes these proteins:
- a CDS encoding cyclopropane mycolic acid synthase family methyltransferase, with translation MASKRNLTPHFDDVQAHYDLSDEFFRLFLDPSQMYSCAYFERDDMTLEEAQRAKVDLALGKLGLEPGMTLLDVGCGWGYTMMRAVERYDVDVIGLTLSENQKAHVERVFAESGSPRSMEVRLEGWEDFDQPVDRIVSIGAFEHFGKDRWDDFFATAYRVLPDDGVMLLHTITALTIPQMIERGIPLTFSVARFIKFILTEIFPGGYLPTIELVGEHSGKAGFTLTREQSLQPHYARTLDCWAEALQANRDEAIAVQSEEVYDRYMHYLTGCADSFRKGYTDVNQFTLVK, from the coding sequence ATGGCCTCGAAAAGAAACCTCACGCCGCACTTCGACGACGTCCAGGCGCATTACGACCTGTCCGACGAGTTCTTCCGGCTGTTCCTGGATCCGTCCCAGATGTATAGCTGCGCGTACTTCGAGCGCGACGACATGACGCTCGAGGAGGCCCAGCGGGCCAAGGTCGACCTCGCGCTCGGCAAGCTCGGTCTCGAGCCGGGCATGACGCTGTTGGACGTGGGCTGCGGCTGGGGTTACACGATGATGCGGGCGGTCGAGCGCTACGACGTCGACGTCATCGGGTTGACGCTGAGCGAGAACCAGAAGGCGCATGTCGAGCGCGTGTTCGCCGAGTCCGGCAGCCCGCGCTCCATGGAGGTCCGGCTGGAGGGCTGGGAGGACTTCGACCAGCCCGTCGACCGCATCGTGTCCATCGGCGCGTTCGAGCACTTCGGTAAGGACCGCTGGGACGACTTCTTCGCGACGGCCTACCGGGTGCTGCCCGACGACGGCGTGATGCTGCTGCACACCATCACCGCGCTGACGATCCCGCAGATGATCGAGCGTGGCATCCCGCTGACGTTCTCCGTGGCGCGGTTCATCAAGTTCATCCTGACCGAGATCTTCCCGGGCGGTTACCTGCCGACGATCGAGTTGGTCGGGGAGCATTCGGGCAAGGCCGGGTTCACGCTGACCCGCGAGCAGTCGCTTCAGCCGCACTACGCGCGGACCCTGGACTGCTGGGCCGAGGCGCTGCAGGCGAACCGGGACGAAGCGATCGCGGTGCAGTCCGAAGAGGTTTATGACCGGTATATG
- a CDS encoding alpha/beta fold hydrolase: MEIRTGTAASDDVNIHYEDMGDPNDPAVLLIMGLGAQLIMWRTEFCEKLVDQGLRVIRYDNRDAGLSTKLHGQSSESPLLVRMGRSLIGRKSPAPYTLEDMADDAAALLDHLEVERAHVVGGSMGGMIAQVFAARHQPRTRALGVIFSSNNRALLPPPGPQQLLAILQKPKGSSREAIIDNTIRVSKIIGSPGYPRTDDVLRAEAIEGFDRSYYPAGIGRQFAAILGSGSLLHYNKQTTAPTVVVHGKADKLMRPSGGRAIARAIPNARLVLFDGMGHELPEPLWDDIVGELKTTFAEAS; the protein is encoded by the coding sequence ATGGAGATCCGCACCGGCACGGCGGCGTCTGACGACGTCAACATCCACTACGAGGACATGGGCGATCCGAACGATCCGGCGGTCCTGCTGATCATGGGTCTCGGCGCGCAACTGATCATGTGGCGCACGGAGTTCTGCGAGAAGCTGGTCGACCAGGGTCTGCGGGTCATCCGCTACGACAACCGCGACGCCGGTCTGTCGACGAAGCTGCACGGCCAGTCGTCGGAGTCCCCGCTGCTGGTCCGGATGGGACGCTCGCTGATAGGGCGCAAGAGCCCGGCCCCGTACACGCTGGAGGACATGGCCGACGACGCGGCCGCGCTGCTCGACCACCTCGAGGTCGAGAGGGCTCACGTCGTCGGCGGGTCGATGGGCGGGATGATCGCCCAGGTGTTCGCCGCGCGCCACCAGCCGCGCACCCGGGCGCTGGGCGTCATCTTCTCCAGCAACAACCGGGCGCTGCTGCCGCCGCCCGGGCCGCAGCAACTGCTCGCGATCCTGCAGAAGCCCAAGGGCTCGTCGCGCGAGGCCATCATCGACAACACGATCCGGGTCAGCAAGATCATCGGCAGCCCGGGCTATCCCCGCACCGACGACGTCCTGCGTGCCGAGGCGATCGAAGGCTTCGACCGTTCCTACTACCCGGCGGGCATCGGCCGGCAGTTCGCCGCCATCCTCGGCAGCGGCAGCCTGCTGCACTACAACAAGCAGACTACGGCTCCGACGGTGGTCGTCCACGGCAAGGCCGACAAGCTCATGCGGCCTTCGGGCGGGCGGGCGATCGCCCGGGCAATCCCGAATGCGCGGCTGGTGCTGTTCGACGGCATGGGCCACGAACTACCCGAGCCGCTGTGGGACGACATCGTCGGCGAGCTCAAAACCACGTTTGCCGAGGCCAGCTGA